A DNA window from Macadamia integrifolia cultivar HAES 741 chromosome 4, SCU_Mint_v3, whole genome shotgun sequence contains the following coding sequences:
- the LOC122077391 gene encoding bidirectional sugar transporter SWEET5-like: MVNTESVRTVIGIIGNVISFFLFASPMPTIYKIIKMKAVEGFEPDPYLASILNCMMWVFYGLPFVHPHSFLIITINSVGLVLELIYILIFLIYGNNKKRIKIVVVLFIEIVFVAAIVVITMLVFHTTTRRSLFVGLICVVFNVCMYLSPLLIMKKVITTKSVKYMPFYLSLANTMNGAVWTTYALLRFDPYVLTGNGIGTLGGIAQLILYAVYYKSTPKDDEAGNAKKASEVELSGQETI, from the exons ATGGTTAATACGGAATCCGTTCGGACTGTCATCGGCATCATCG GGAATGTCATttcattcttcttgtttgctTCTCCAAT GCCAACCATATACAAGATAATCAAGATGAAGGCGGTGGAGGGATTTGAACCTGACCCGTACCTTGCATCTATATTGAACTGTATGATGTGGGTCTTCTATGGTCTGCCCTTTGTGCATCCCCATAGTTTtctcatcatcactatcaatAGTGTCGGACTTGTTTTGGAGCTCATCTATATCCTCATTTTCCTCATCTACGGCAACAACAAAAAGAGA ATTAAGATAGTCGTGGTGTTGTTCATTGAAATAGTTTTCGTAGCAGCGATAGTGGTCATTACAATGCTAGTTTTTCACACTACCACTAGGAGGTCTCTGTTTGTTGGTCTCATCTGTGTTGTCTTCAATGTTTGCATGTACCTATCGCCACTCCTTATCATG AAAAAGGTTATCACGACAAAGAGTGTGAAGTACATGCCATTCTATCTCTCACTGGCTAATACCATGAATGGCGCAGTCTGGACGACCTATGCGCTCCTCCGTTTCGATCCATACGTCTTGACAGGGAATGGTATTGGAACATTAGGAGGCATTGCTCAACTGATACTATATGCAGTCTACTACAAATCAACCCCAAAAGACGATGAAGCTGGGAATGCGAAAAAGGCATCTGAAGTGGAGCTATCAGGTCAAGAGACGATTTGA
- the LOC122075810 gene encoding peptidyl-prolyl cis-trans isomerase CYP38, chloroplastic-like isoform X2 gives MAALLSCHYFPFIAASERIFPSIAKTRRNCLDDHQRFVWIPRFGTHSFSVKPSPFWPDHEQKRRSFSLRECAFSMALAFGLVTSLPALGCPALAFPSSPVLPEVSVLISGPPIKDPEALLRYALPIDNKAIREVQKPLEDVTDSLKVAGVKALDSVERNVRQAYRALKLGKDLILSGVAESKKEHGKELLDKLEVGMEELQQIVEVKNRDAVAPKQKELLQYVGGVEEDMVDGFPYEVPEEYRNMPLLKGRATMDMKVKVKDNPNLDECVFRMVLDGYNAPVTAGNFVDLVERHFYDGMEIQRADGFVVQTGDPEGPAEGFIDPSTEKPRTIPLEIMVDGDKAPVYGETLEELGRYKAQTKLPFNAIGTMAMARDEFEDNSASSLVFWLLRESELTPSNANLLDGRYAVFGYVTENEDYLAELKVGDVIESIQVVSGLDNLVNPSYQIAG, from the exons ATGGCAGCCCTTCTCTCCTGCCATTACTTCCCCTTCATTGCTGCTTCCGAACGTATCTTCCCGTCGATCGCGAAAACCAGAAGAAACTGCTTGGATGATCATCAGAGGTTTGTTTGGATTCCGCGTTTTGGAACCCACTCTTTTTCCGTCAAACCTTCTCCGTTTTGGCCAGACCATGAACAG AAAAGGAGATCATTCTCGTTAAGGGAATGTGCATTTTCTATGGCACTAGCATTCGGATTGGTTACAAGTCTACCTGCACTGGGTTGTCCTGCTTTGGCTTTTCCGTCTAGTCCGGTCTTACCTGAGGTTTCAGTGTTGATCTCCGGACCGCCGATTAAGGACCCAGAGGCTTTGTTGAGGTATGCTCTACCCATCGACAATAAAGCTATCAGGGAGGTTCAGAAACCTCTTGAAGATGTCACGGACAGTCTCAAGGTTGCTGGGGTCAAAGCTCTGGATTCCGTCGAAAGA AATGTGAGGCAGGCGTATCGGGCCCTCAAGCTAGGGAAAGATTTGATTCTTTCAGGGGTTGCTGAGTCAAAGAAAGAGCATGGCAAGGAATTGCTTGACAAGCTAgaagttggaatggaagaactTCAACAGATTGTGGAGGTAAAGAACAGGGATGCTGTGGCACCTAAACAGAAGGAGCTGCTTCAATACGTTGGAGG TGTTGAAGAGGATATGGTGGATGGTTTCCCCTATGAAGTGCCTGAAGAGTACAGAAACATGCCTCTTTTGAAAGGGAGGGCAACCATGGACATGAAGGTTAAGGTTAAGGACAATCCTAACTTGGATGAATGCGTATTTCGTATGGTTCTAGATGGCTACAATGCCCCGGTAACCGCTGGAAACTTTGTAGATTTGGTGGAAAGGCACTTCTATGATGGCATGGAGATTCAAAGAG CGGATGGCTTTGTAGTTCAGACTGGTGATCCTGAGGGACCTGCAGAGGGTTTCATTGATCCTAGTACAGAAAAGCCACGTACAATACCATTAGAAATCATGGTTGATGGGGACAAAGCACCTGTGTATGGGGAAACATTGGAA GAGCTTGGTCGATACAAAGCCCAGACAAAACTTCCTTTTAATGCAATTGGGACTATGGCCATGGCCAGAGAT GAATTTGAGGACAATTCTGCTTCAAGCCTGGTATTTTGGCTCTTGAGAGAAAGCGAACTGACTCCTAGTAATGCCAACTTATTAGATGGCCGGTATGCAGTATTTGGGTATGTAACAGAGAATGAGGATTATTTGGCAGAACTCAAGGTCGGAGATGTTATAGAATCCATTCAAGTTGTCTCTGGCCTTGATAATCTTGTCAACCCAAGCTACCAGATTGCTGGCTAA
- the LOC122075810 gene encoding peptidyl-prolyl cis-trans isomerase CYP38, chloroplastic-like isoform X1, whose protein sequence is MAALLSCHYFPFIAASERIFPSIAKTRRNCLDDHQRFVWIPRFGTHSFSVKPSPFWPDHEQQKRRSFSLRECAFSMALAFGLVTSLPALGCPALAFPSSPVLPEVSVLISGPPIKDPEALLRYALPIDNKAIREVQKPLEDVTDSLKVAGVKALDSVERNVRQAYRALKLGKDLILSGVAESKKEHGKELLDKLEVGMEELQQIVEVKNRDAVAPKQKELLQYVGGVEEDMVDGFPYEVPEEYRNMPLLKGRATMDMKVKVKDNPNLDECVFRMVLDGYNAPVTAGNFVDLVERHFYDGMEIQRADGFVVQTGDPEGPAEGFIDPSTEKPRTIPLEIMVDGDKAPVYGETLEELGRYKAQTKLPFNAIGTMAMARDEFEDNSASSLVFWLLRESELTPSNANLLDGRYAVFGYVTENEDYLAELKVGDVIESIQVVSGLDNLVNPSYQIAG, encoded by the exons ATGGCAGCCCTTCTCTCCTGCCATTACTTCCCCTTCATTGCTGCTTCCGAACGTATCTTCCCGTCGATCGCGAAAACCAGAAGAAACTGCTTGGATGATCATCAGAGGTTTGTTTGGATTCCGCGTTTTGGAACCCACTCTTTTTCCGTCAAACCTTCTCCGTTTTGGCCAGACCATGAACAG CAGAAAAGGAGATCATTCTCGTTAAGGGAATGTGCATTTTCTATGGCACTAGCATTCGGATTGGTTACAAGTCTACCTGCACTGGGTTGTCCTGCTTTGGCTTTTCCGTCTAGTCCGGTCTTACCTGAGGTTTCAGTGTTGATCTCCGGACCGCCGATTAAGGACCCAGAGGCTTTGTTGAGGTATGCTCTACCCATCGACAATAAAGCTATCAGGGAGGTTCAGAAACCTCTTGAAGATGTCACGGACAGTCTCAAGGTTGCTGGGGTCAAAGCTCTGGATTCCGTCGAAAGA AATGTGAGGCAGGCGTATCGGGCCCTCAAGCTAGGGAAAGATTTGATTCTTTCAGGGGTTGCTGAGTCAAAGAAAGAGCATGGCAAGGAATTGCTTGACAAGCTAgaagttggaatggaagaactTCAACAGATTGTGGAGGTAAAGAACAGGGATGCTGTGGCACCTAAACAGAAGGAGCTGCTTCAATACGTTGGAGG TGTTGAAGAGGATATGGTGGATGGTTTCCCCTATGAAGTGCCTGAAGAGTACAGAAACATGCCTCTTTTGAAAGGGAGGGCAACCATGGACATGAAGGTTAAGGTTAAGGACAATCCTAACTTGGATGAATGCGTATTTCGTATGGTTCTAGATGGCTACAATGCCCCGGTAACCGCTGGAAACTTTGTAGATTTGGTGGAAAGGCACTTCTATGATGGCATGGAGATTCAAAGAG CGGATGGCTTTGTAGTTCAGACTGGTGATCCTGAGGGACCTGCAGAGGGTTTCATTGATCCTAGTACAGAAAAGCCACGTACAATACCATTAGAAATCATGGTTGATGGGGACAAAGCACCTGTGTATGGGGAAACATTGGAA GAGCTTGGTCGATACAAAGCCCAGACAAAACTTCCTTTTAATGCAATTGGGACTATGGCCATGGCCAGAGAT GAATTTGAGGACAATTCTGCTTCAAGCCTGGTATTTTGGCTCTTGAGAGAAAGCGAACTGACTCCTAGTAATGCCAACTTATTAGATGGCCGGTATGCAGTATTTGGGTATGTAACAGAGAATGAGGATTATTTGGCAGAACTCAAGGTCGGAGATGTTATAGAATCCATTCAAGTTGTCTCTGGCCTTGATAATCTTGTCAACCCAAGCTACCAGATTGCTGGCTAA